From Pedobacter indicus, a single genomic window includes:
- a CDS encoding FtsW/RodA/SpoVE family cell cycle protein, with amino-acid sequence MVNKVFSKLKGDRWIWIIVIILSLWSMLAVYSSVGTLAYKNSMASEVYLVKHMSMIIGGFALMYFSHLLDYRYYAGISKILMIVTIPILLYTLIFGESINDANRWVTIPVINQTFQTSDLAKLALITFLARMLTRKQGNIKDVKKSFIPVMGSVCIIFVLIAWANLSTALMLFGVSILLLIIGRISLKQIALVCFGGGLLLILVIFVGPRRDTYISRVNTYMKGGEADPDKSYQSDHSKIAIATGGFFGKGPGNSTERNVLPHPYSDFIFAIIVEEYGALGGVVLVALYIVFMYRCIRIVTQSPKAFGALLAAGLGFSLTIQALANMAVAVGLGPVTGVPLPLVSMGGTSILFTSIALGIILSVSRNIEEVRSESSKKVIVGEIPAMG; translated from the coding sequence ATGGTAAATAAGGTATTTAGTAAATTAAAAGGCGATCGGTGGATTTGGATTATTGTTATCATCCTATCCTTATGGTCTATGCTGGCTGTATACAGTTCGGTTGGAACGCTTGCGTATAAGAATAGCATGGCGTCTGAAGTGTATCTTGTAAAGCACATGTCCATGATTATCGGCGGATTTGCCTTAATGTATTTCTCACATTTACTGGACTATCGTTATTACGCGGGTATTTCGAAGATTTTGATGATTGTTACCATTCCTATTTTACTTTATACCTTGATTTTCGGAGAATCGATCAATGATGCGAACCGTTGGGTCACGATTCCTGTCATCAACCAAACTTTCCAGACTTCCGATTTAGCAAAGTTGGCTTTAATTACTTTTTTAGCGAGAATGTTAACGCGGAAGCAAGGAAACATCAAGGACGTTAAAAAGAGTTTTATACCTGTTATGGGATCCGTGTGTATCATCTTTGTATTGATCGCCTGGGCGAACCTTTCTACGGCTTTGATGCTTTTTGGAGTGAGTATTTTATTGTTGATTATCGGACGTATTAGTTTGAAACAAATCGCCTTGGTGTGTTTTGGAGGTGGACTCCTCCTGATATTGGTGATTTTCGTTGGACCACGTCGCGATACCTATATTTCACGTGTCAATACGTACATGAAAGGAGGGGAGGCAGATCCCGATAAATCCTATCAGTCAGATCATTCGAAAATAGCGATTGCCACGGGTGGCTTCTTTGGCAAAGGACCTGGAAATAGTACGGAAAGAAATGTATTACCACACCCATACTCCGATTTTATCTTCGCAATTATTGTTGAGGAATATGGCGCGTTGGGCGGGGTTGTTTTGGTAGCGTTGTACATCGTGTTCATGTATCGATGCATACGGATCGTAACACAGAGTCCCAAAGCCTTTGGAGCGCTATTGGCAGCTGGTTTGGGCTTTAGTTTAACAATACAAGCTTTAGCTAACATGGCTGTAGCTGTGGGGTTGGGACCAGTGACGGGAGTGCCCTTACCGTTAGTAAGTATGGGTGGTACGTCGATTTTATTTACCAGCATCGCTTTGGGAATTATATTGAGTGTAAGCAGGAATATTGAGGAAGTGAGATCTGAATCATCAAAAAAAGTAATCGTCGGTGAAATTCCGGCTATGGGATAA
- the murG gene encoding undecaprenyldiphospho-muramoylpentapeptide beta-N-acetylglucosaminyltransferase → MNGKRIIISGGGTGGHIFPAVSIANALKRIAPDTEVLFVGALGRMEMERVPAAGYRIVGLDIQGFNRSSLWMNIKLPFKLIKSLRKARKILEEFKPHVAVGVGGYASGPLLHVAGNASVPYIIQEQNSYAGMTNKRLASKASKICVAFEHMDRFFPKDKIMLTGNPIRQESVAIEGKRQAALNHFNLSAERKTILVIGGSLGSSTLNKSVIAAIDLLIEQDLQVIWQCGKYYFESYRARISERQGEYVKIYAFMDQMDYAYAAADVIVSRAGAGTISELCVIGKPVVLVPSPNVAEDHQTINARSLVDRSAALMVSDVDAEEKLMAKVMALLADDDECDRLSTEIKKMAIADADVVIAEEVLKLADRNEYR, encoded by the coding sequence ATGAATGGCAAACGGATCATAATCAGTGGTGGCGGAACGGGTGGACATATATTCCCGGCCGTATCGATAGCGAATGCTTTAAAACGCATTGCGCCAGATACTGAGGTGCTGTTTGTTGGGGCTTTGGGGAGGATGGAAATGGAACGCGTTCCAGCGGCGGGATACCGGATTGTCGGGCTCGATATTCAAGGTTTTAATCGCTCATCCCTGTGGATGAATATCAAGCTGCCCTTTAAATTGATAAAAAGCCTGCGCAAAGCGCGAAAAATATTAGAAGAGTTCAAACCGCATGTAGCGGTTGGTGTTGGTGGGTATGCGTCTGGCCCATTGTTGCATGTTGCGGGAAATGCCTCGGTACCCTATATCATTCAAGAACAGAATTCTTATGCGGGGATGACGAATAAACGTTTGGCAAGTAAAGCGAGTAAAATCTGCGTTGCTTTTGAACATATGGATCGTTTTTTCCCGAAAGACAAAATTATGCTGACTGGTAATCCGATCCGACAGGAATCAGTTGCGATCGAAGGCAAGCGGCAAGCGGCTCTGAACCATTTCAACCTATCAGCTGAAAGGAAGACTATTTTGGTGATTGGTGGAAGCCTGGGTTCTTCAACGCTAAACAAAAGCGTCATAGCGGCAATCGATTTGTTGATCGAGCAGGATCTACAAGTTATTTGGCAATGCGGAAAGTATTATTTTGAATCATATCGCGCCCGGATTAGTGAAAGGCAGGGTGAGTACGTTAAAATTTATGCGTTTATGGATCAAATGGATTACGCCTATGCTGCTGCGGACGTCATCGTATCCCGGGCTGGGGCAGGTACGATTTCAGAATTATGTGTAATCGGTAAACCAGTTGTTTTGGTCCCTTCGCCGAATGTTGCGGAGGATCATCAAACGATAAATGCTAGATCATTGGTTGATAGAAGTGCCGCACTTATGGTTTCAGATGTTGATGCGGAAGAAAAATTAATGGCGAAGGTTATGGCTTTGCTTGCAGATGATGACGAATGTGATCGTCTTTCAACGGAGATAAAAAAAATGGCAATCGCAGATGCAGACGTTGTGATAGCTGAAGAAGTTTTAAAATTAGCAGACAGGAATGAATATCGATAA
- the murC gene encoding UDP-N-acetylmuramate--L-alanine ligase — protein sequence MNIDNIKYVYLIGIGGIGMSGLARYFNHLGYWVEGYDKTETSLTRQLEEEGIRIVYKDDPSTVPGEVLNNLEETLVIYTPAIPKDSKIIRVFRDKGHGLHKRSEVLGLLSAQKYTIAIAGTHGKTTTSTMVAHILTDSGFPCSAFLGGIATNYNTNALFSDSEVMVVEADEFDRSFLTLHPDIAIVTSMDADHLDIYGSHEQLKDSFRLFIDQVKGTGVRIVHEGLDLPSDWVYGMNSGTLIHASNVRIINGEFYFDYHQGGERIEDIRLGIAGGHNVENAVAAIAASRAYGVPNESIKKSLASFKGIKRRFQYIVKNERHIYIDDYAHHPTELAACLDAVNSIYPNKKLTVVFQPHLFSRTRDFVDDFAAVLSNDQIDKLILLPIYPAREEPIEGVDSEWLLGKVTLGEKQLMSPEEALAYVEKEMPELVVTVGAGDIDRLVKPIEQILTNA from the coding sequence ATGAATATCGATAATATAAAATATGTTTACCTGATCGGTATTGGCGGAATTGGGATGAGCGGGCTTGCTCGCTATTTTAATCATCTTGGTTATTGGGTAGAAGGCTATGATAAAACAGAAACATCCTTGACCCGGCAGCTCGAAGAAGAGGGGATTCGTATTGTTTATAAAGATGACCCGTCGACGGTGCCTGGCGAAGTTTTAAATAACCTTGAGGAAACATTGGTTATTTATACACCTGCTATACCTAAGGATTCAAAAATCATTCGTGTCTTTCGAGATAAAGGACACGGACTACATAAGCGTTCGGAGGTGTTAGGCTTACTAAGTGCTCAAAAATATACCATCGCTATTGCCGGTACACATGGTAAAACGACGACCTCGACGATGGTTGCTCATATTTTAACTGATAGCGGCTTTCCGTGCTCAGCTTTCTTGGGTGGTATTGCAACGAATTATAATACGAATGCGCTATTCTCAGATAGTGAGGTTATGGTTGTTGAAGCAGATGAATTTGACCGTTCATTCTTAACCTTGCATCCTGATATTGCCATCGTGACATCGATGGATGCAGACCATCTGGATATTTACGGCAGCCATGAGCAGCTCAAAGACTCTTTCAGGCTCTTTATAGATCAGGTTAAAGGAACCGGTGTGCGCATTGTTCACGAAGGACTAGACTTGCCGTCCGACTGGGTTTATGGAATGAATTCCGGGACGCTGATTCATGCATCCAATGTACGCATCATAAATGGTGAATTTTATTTTGACTACCATCAGGGCGGTGAACGGATTGAAGATATTCGCTTGGGTATTGCTGGTGGACATAATGTAGAGAATGCAGTTGCCGCGATTGCCGCATCAAGGGCATATGGTGTTCCGAACGAGTCAATCAAGAAATCGCTGGCAAGCTTCAAAGGTATTAAAAGACGCTTCCAGTATATTGTTAAGAATGAACGGCACATCTATATCGATGATTACGCTCATCACCCGACAGAGTTGGCGGCATGCTTGGACGCAGTAAATAGTATTTATCCGAATAAAAAGCTGACGGTTGTTTTTCAGCCACACTTATTCTCTAGAACCAGGGATTTTGTGGATGACTTTGCAGCTGTTTTGAGTAATGATCAGATCGATAAACTTATCCTTTTGCCAATTTACCCTGCAAGGGAAGAGCCTATTGAAGGGGTTGATTCAGAGTGGTTGTTAGGAAAGGTAACGCTAGGTGAAAAACAATTAATGAGTCCTGAAGAAGCACTGGCATATGTTGAGAAGGAGATGCCGGAGTTGGTTGTGACCGTTGGAGCTGGTGATATAGACCGTTTGGTTAAACCGATTGAACAGATATTGACGAATGCTTAA